Below is a genomic region from Amyelois transitella isolate CPQ chromosome 4, ilAmyTran1.1, whole genome shotgun sequence.
TGTAGGaatgttgaattttaatttaagttattcttgacattttttttaatggatatAACCTTATTATCGGAGACTAAGGCACATTTTGGGTCGCTGCAtcactttatttgttttttatttagtataaaataaaatacttttttaagtcAGATTTGATGCAGTAGATACTTAATTCCGAATAggatcaaaatttcaaaaaggaGTGATGACAACACCGATTTTCTAACTAAATCCCCctcacaaacacacacacaaactCAGCATTGTGTTGTAGATAacgttttttatacaatttattaatccgGGCAGATGGCTGGCTCACATAAACACCTTTTTAAATGCACCCAGCTATTATAGGGTTACAACATTATCATATACGAATAAAATGGCCGAACAAACAATACATTCCTTATAATGGCTCGAATATTAAATggcgtaattaaaaaaatctggttTATACCTAGgaataaatttttgataaatcatctcatgaaaataaacataattaagggtagtaaatatttgttaaaactatctaaatatttaggtatttagttaaaaaaaagtttttatttcggTTTTCAGTCACAATGAGTAGAAAACGACCGTCTCCTCATGTATTTAGTTTAGAAAAGgatctaaataaatacagctataaaaataagaagagaaatctaaagttattaatatttatgtccGACTTAGGTATCTGTTTTCGCGCTGGCtatagtaagtacctatttcgatcatattgtttaaaattttatgaacacGTCGCAGCAACTTTAGCAACTTCAGTATTAAACTTATTCAGACATATTCTTCACCCATCCAAATATTAGCATTGAGTGTGCATCGTGTTGAACGCACTGTACCAGACGTTGCACAATGCGGCCACAGAGAGGGTTCCGTATTGTTtgcaaaatattatgaaagcGTCATTTTATACGCCATATTAGCCTGCGTTTGATAGCCGGGGTCGGGGGACGTCTTCACGCGGTCATACACTATGGAGGATACAGAAAGTACGCCCGTTTCAAGGAAAACAGTTTTGAATTTTACCGCGGCCAATAACATGAATGATTCTTTTCTGAGTTAGGATTAGTTTGACGACTGTGATGCCTAACCCAGGAAAAGGAGCAGCTTGGTCTTATTTTCACAGAAGTAAGGATGAATCGggattatacttatattatgataaaaaacgcgtaagaaaataaaacaagaaaaatgaAAGCTTATTCTATGTTATTGCATAGTTTATTCTGCTCTATAATTTTATCTCTGTATGAAATCGATTGGTATGTTTATGCTGCATCATAAAAACACAGCATGTttagatataatttatataacattttaaaggTTCTTACTAAATGTACTGTTATAgaccaaaatatatattttttctttatatttcatGTCACTCCATATAAAATCTGTCCCCTGGCGTATCCAGCTAGACTGGGTCAAGATTTGCTAATCTGAGTGCGGTAGAGATGGTTTGttcaattacaattttttttcacaataagtaacatacatataatttaccAAAAAACTGGTTGTAAAAATGCataatgacaaaaaatattattagtaaatgTTCCCAACATGTGCCGCAGTTATATGGGTACtataaaacttgagatttaACTATTTCTGTACTGCCGTTGTTGTGTGGCCGGGTCGTGATCACATCGTCATTACTATTGTAGTTCACCCTGGCGGAACCACCCTATCACTGAAGTGTACGTTAACATTTTATACACATTCGATTGGTTGATTTAAAAGACTAGTAAGTTTCGATTCGTATTTTTTGTGCGCGAACTTCATAGATAGAGTAATGTGTAACAATgtgtcattattattaaaaattagaaAGGTCTGACTGGtcaattcttttaaaattgtaagttaACATTGTTTGAACttttaatgacaaaaaaattagGAGCTAGTAAAATACCGACTATAAGTACCTTAATAAAGTTTAAGCTAtttcattattcaaattttttatatgatttaaatGGTTAACTTAATATGATATACCTGTGTTTCAAATTGTAAAGTGTGATAATTGTAATAGGTGTAGGTAAACCGTTTttgtcacaataaataaataaataaataatctgcttgaaattttattcctaaatatactcgtattatctTGTATTAACTTTAGGcaaaattacctacttatacttaaagtttttttgtttcagttaAATAAAGTACAATATGGGTTATGCGATTAACAAACTATATTACGTTTCTATCAGTAcacaaatcattaaaaaagcTCGATGTTCAGCTGGATGGATTATTGAtagaaaattgagattcagtgtTATTTTAcggtttatattaattttattaccctttgtaagttatatttattttaaaacttaaaatacttatattaaaaaaggggcataattttgtttttataatggtTTTTACGATCAAGGTAAGTGATACCTACCGCTACCGATGACCCTGGTTGTACTGGGACTACTGGGTATCATTTTTCATTctccaataaaaatatcaatttcacCGGTAGAAGAGCAAGGTAGAGCTACTGAATATGGCGATTCAGTAGCTccaattcttattttaagttCGCAAAACAGCTAAAAAGACAAAATTCGAAAAGTAAAGACAAAACGGTAGAaatttttcaaacaattttaacaaaatgtaaTGCGCGACTTTAATAGatccattttttatataaaagttattccTTGTAAATAAACCACACTGAAAAGTTTTGTGaataatgtattttgattttattatgacaattattattgattGGTAACTCAGTATGTGATACGTAATTATAATGAATGGAACTTActagatatgtatgtagtaactTGTAAGCAAGTTATGTTAATGATGTATGTTAGCACCATATTGAAGTCAATCGACGGCAAGCTTCTTCCATTTTGATTGTTCAGTTGCGCTCATGTTGTAAAATGGGTGACAGCGGGTATGATAGGAATTGTATGAATTTGTTAGGCATCCTAAGCCGtgcttattgttttaaaacggACATTTTATCATGAAAACAGATGGTTACttatttttgcaattaaaaacataactaaAACCCAATGCACAAATAGATAAAAAGCTGTCATCACTATTTCTGCGTTCTTTAATTTGCCAACAGCACCGATGTGTGTGGCGTGAATTTTGTTCATTCTACTGTTATAATATACGAAGCTAGTCTCGAAGGATAGTCTCTACTGTGTAAATGAGATGATGTCCAATTTATATTCTTCTAAGTTAATTTATAGGATACCATAAAACAATTCTTCAAACTGCCCACAAAAAGCTGCACTCTATTCAGACGTGATTCAAACGACCATATGAGATAATGGCGACCGGGAGCCATGACAAAAGTCTAACGCAATACTAAACAGTGATGGTCGttaaaaaaagtgtaaaaCCATCTGTCCATACAAATTCCTGGACTCTGCCCAAAAAtcgatatttaaaattaagtaccaATACTTTACCCCGTAACAATGGTGTAGCGTGTGAGTGAGACGAGCGAAGGAACCAAGGCGACGGAACTGGAcgttttaatttatgatattttttttccgtcCCATATTACACAGTTCAGATGAATCTTTGGACTTTTGTAATGGATTGAAAAATAGAGATTTGACTGAATGGGTTTTTATCTTTACTGAGAAACGGACTTCACAAGTCGACGGAAGGCATTTTAGTTGCCGTTAGCCGTTGTTTGTGCTCAGATCGCATTACAAGGATATTTTATCAGGACAGTTGGACAACAGTTTGTTGTATCATTGTGTCTTGTCAGTGATTGTCGAGGCGTGCTCGTGATGTGTGCGGTTGCGACGGGGGGCGGCTCATTATGCATTAATGAGAATGGAAATGTTTGGCCACATCAACACTCGTCCGCTTCAATGACCGCGACAACTCTATGCCGCCGGACGCTGAATTGCCGATATCATCTGAATGGTTTAAGATGTTCTCCTTGAATATAAAACGTAAGGATTTAATCCCGCTtccgttatttttaatatttggaaACTTTTctcatatttgtttatattggaAGATGGATTGTATGCTTAACTTCCTATTTACTTACCACTTTTgcataataataagaatttgAGGAAGGACATGGTCATATTATATCGCGAAAGAAGAGTTGAAGAGTGCTGAAGTAAATGTTTAACCACACACCGACGAAGGCAGagataaatgataaaattaagaaaagatatgtaatattttatttctcaccTGTATGTGTTCTTTTGTGAATTTTGAGGTTTTCAGATCTCGCGAACACTTTGCCACAGCCAGGGAAGGGGCAGGGGAAGGGTTTCTCTCCGGTATGCACGCGAATATGGTTCACTAGTTTGTATTTCGCCTTGAACGGCCGCCCGTTCCGCGAGCAACCCTGCCAGAAGCAGGCGTGCGTCGTGCACTCCGGGCCACCGACGTGTTCCACAGTCAGATGCGTCACAATTTCATGCATACTTGAAAACAGTTTGTTACACATTTTGCGCGGTGGCGGTTGCTCGGGATCGAGCCATTGACAGCGCATGTCTCGTCGAGGAGGAGCGCGCACATAGCGTAGAAACGCGTGAGGGGCATGCGCATGAGCGTGAGGAACCAGCGGTGGCGCACTGCCCTGATAATGCACGTCACCGCGCCAATCCCAGCTCTGCTCCAGAGATTGTTGGGGGAATAACTCTCCGCAGCCGCCGTATTCGCGGAGATAGCCCGGCTGGTAGGAGTGGAGGGGATAGGGCTGATAGTGTGGCGGATGATGTGGTGGTGGAGGAtgcggcgcggcggcgcggTGCTGGGCGCCGACACCGCAGCCCGGCTGGGGCGACATCTTCAGGCCGTAGGAGGCCAGATGTGCGTGGTTGGTTTCGAGGAAAGCATTCATGGCAGGGGTGGCCGCCGCCGGCGCATAGCCCCATTCGCCCGCCACCATCCACGCAGCGGGATATCCCCGCTGTCTCCTCTGCTTCCAGCCGACTCCAACGGTCAACTTTTAGGTGATGTCTTCACGGAGTTGTTTCTGCAGTTGATGCATACACCATCACCTTTCAGCAGGAGAGGAacctgttaaaaataaatattcatttaaaattttgatataactTAAAGTCAACTTAAGCGCTGTCTACAGTGCATAAAACACGACCGAAGCAAAAGCAATCACAACGGCCAGATTCAAAaccatttttcaaaataatcacACACATTCGTGCACCCATAACCACCgacgaatattttatttacaaaaaaaatgtgaagcAGGTACTTTTGgacattaaattaaactgtGGGTAAATTTATAGGACATTTTTATACGCCTGAGACAAAAATTTCGATTGTAGTcgtgtatatttaattttagtttatttgttaggCTGGCTCCAATCTCTTTTATGGCCAGGTTTAGCATCgatagtttattaaaatagttttatgaaTGATAAAACGTGCAGCAGCGTGGCTAACTCGAGCCGGGACCACTTTATGGGCGTGCATccctttaaaattaatagatacTCCACTGGcaaaacatgtattttttttgtattcctttttattgcaatacagaatataattatgttcacTCTGTATGAGCTGGCTTCTTTGCATGGTATACTTTATAGAAgttttttaaagtacctaagtaGATATTTAAGGGATATCTTCTTAATTGTAGTTTTGAGCCTGCTTTGACTgttgtaagtaggtaggtacttatttttcatttacagaaatatgataaataatgCCCATTATTGCacaaagaacaaaaaaagtaGAGTTAAAAGAAACGTTTCTTAGCTAAAACACTAAAGCTAAATATCAAATACTTGATTTTTATGGAAAGAGAATACCAGAAAAAATACCAACTATGCAGTATATTTCTGCAAAGTAGTTAGTATCCGCCCACAGCTGAGCTTTAATGCTGTAAAATTTTATCCAAGTCCGCTCTTTAGATTTTTTCGTGAAGGatagataaaatacatacatactcaaaCACTGTCAAATACAggtataatactcgtataagtaGATGCGATGTGCATTGCTTAGTACGTATAAATTGCAATTGCAAGCATTGCAATTCTGGTTTTTGTACACCGTCAGGTTCAAGACGCGTTGTTACATaatgagtttttgaaaatttgttttttttttattacttaacaaGCAATATTATACTTTATCAATGAAAGGTAAACATTAGTCAGTAGCtgaatttaattgtttactaTATAAATTAACTTCGTGCGTgatatcataatattattaagggcgaaattaattactatatattgaaataaaaataaacggtaTGAACAATAGCAGATCaactatttcatttaataaacCTGGTTATTTTAGTAACTAAATGGTAATTTGTAAGTATCTAAAATTAAGTAGGTCATTTCATATAACGTAACGTTTACTTATGTTTATCGTTTATCTATGTAGAACAGTTATTTACTTAGGTTAATAACTGTTCTACATAAAAAGGAGTGTTAATAtgaacttatttaaataatagaaaaaaaatccctTTCCATTGAAAATACTAAGTTTCTTCTATAGTGACGAGCATCACATACTTAAAGACAAATAGACAATGCAAAGTGTAAGTTCTTAATGTAAATTCATTTCAGTTAATTAATCGTTAATCAGCATATCCCGTCAAAACGATGTATGCACGTCACTAGCTTTTTTAGACTacgttaataatatataaataaatatttaatcccTACATTGTCAATAGCtaatatatgttatattgAAAAGCTTCCTACTTTATAAAGTTACAATACCTACTTAGTTATGAACATTCGTCAGAATGACGTTAaacatatcatacatacataaaacatacatacacattgtcacgcctatatcccttgcgggctagaatcagccaacagtcttgcaaagattgaaaggccacgttcagcgttATATATGGTATATTGATGGAATCAAGAATGATccatttcaattattattacaccTTATAGGTTCAATCAACACAGTTATTAAAATCTTCCTAAAAGTGTACTTTATCATTTAGTATTATACTAAGTTATACGTATTGTAATATCTAACTGGATACTCTAATTAAGAGTAACATGGGAAAATTAAAGTCTTCTGACAATAGGcagaaattaattatgaagGCAAGATTTATGACACTGCAATGTCATAAATTCATAATGCGTATGATATATGAAGACACTGTGATATAGTAGCTTAGTCATAATTACATGATAGAGAGAATCCAAAGTAGGTATCTTATAATATGACTGATTTATAACAATGTAAATACctgtgtaagtacctataaaagaagtatataatttaaatctataaacatattaataGTTACCCAACGATACCGAGGAGATTTGAGTTTTATACTTATCCAAGTAATACAACTCTATGGtgataagtataatattttacaacagtacttactattttttaacCTACCTAATAATGCTACctgaataaaatgtttgaataTTGAAATCGAAATGATTGCTTAATAAAATGGTCTTAATGATGGTTGACTGATtacttaagtacctataagGTCTTAGTGAAAAGCAAACTATGTTTGATAAAAATCGATAGGACCTGTATgaaaagatatatgtataataataggtTAGACATAAGTAATGTAAAAAAGGAACAACTCGAGTTAAACAGTCTTCAACAAGTCACTCCCATCAGCTGTCAATCAGATACATTTTGCGAGTTAAT
It encodes:
- the LOC106136930 gene encoding zinc finger protein ZIC 4, coding for MVAGEWGYAPAAATPAMNAFLETNHAHLASYGLKMSPQPGCGVGAQHRAAAPHPPPPHHPPHYQPYPLHSYQPGYLREYGGCGELFPQQSLEQSWDWRGDVHYQGSAPPLVPHAHAHAPHAFLRYVRAPPRRDMRCQWLDPEQPPPRKMCNKLFSSMHEIVTHLTVEHVGGPECTTHACFWQGCSRNGRPFKAKYKLVNHIRVHTGEKPFPCPFPGCGKVFARSENLKIHKRTHTGEKPFKCEYAGCDRRFANSSDRKKHSHVHTSDKPYNCRVHGCDKSYTHPSSLRKHMKVHGAAGDASPRYDSDGDDSSSAGSVSVTAGAASPAAPLPPPPAPAPPHHLHHHPTITDKLESLNDKYLNPHEQKPYERPPAAPPHHNQPHITNIGGNGVMDNKIGFGGHWTQFQQPAPAMPHGVPDWWCPTQESYHHHHLMHHSGAAAAY